Proteins from a genomic interval of Nostoc sp. TCL240-02:
- a CDS encoding PD-(D/E)XK nuclease family protein, which yields MLSTPTQLLRLSQGQLNLLKVCPRKFQHTYLEKLNSPSNPEQEERQTLGSRFHLLMQQREMGLPIDGFLQADAKLQSWMLAFADAAPEILTPASDNQTFRESEHYRTLQVQDYLLTVVYDLLIADNQQAQILDWKTYPKPPNKRKLESNWQTRLYLYVLAETSDYLPENISMTYWFVQSEGKPQNIKFNYSTAQHTQIAKKLNQLLSQLTNLLEDYQNNQQFPQVVEGSKTCDYCQFAKRCDTYGGKLSTQVSEEAVKNSLPNFDSIQEVSLNPIH from the coding sequence TGCGACTGTCTCAAGGACAACTCAACTTACTAAAAGTTTGTCCGCGTAAATTTCAACATACCTATCTAGAAAAACTCAATTCGCCCTCAAATCCAGAACAAGAAGAACGGCAAACTTTGGGTAGTCGTTTTCACTTGCTAATGCAGCAGCGAGAAATGGGTTTGCCAATTGATGGTTTTTTGCAAGCAGATGCTAAACTGCAAAGCTGGATGCTAGCTTTTGCCGATGCAGCCCCAGAAATTTTAACGCCTGCATCTGATAATCAAACTTTCCGTGAAAGTGAACACTACCGCACCCTGCAAGTTCAGGACTATTTACTGACGGTTGTCTATGATTTATTGATTGCAGATAACCAACAAGCACAAATACTCGACTGGAAAACTTATCCTAAACCACCCAATAAACGCAAGTTAGAGTCAAACTGGCAAACACGGCTTTATCTATATGTATTGGCAGAAACTAGCGATTATTTGCCAGAAAATATTTCGATGACTTACTGGTTTGTCCAATCTGAGGGTAAACCGCAAAATATTAAATTTAATTACAGTACTGCTCAACACACACAAATAGCAAAAAAACTTAATCAACTGTTAAGCCAGTTAACTAATTTGTTGGAAGATTACCAAAATAACCAGCAGTTTCCTCAAGTTGTGGAGGGTAGCAAAACCTGTGATTATTGTCAGTTTGCCAAACGGTGCGATACCTACGGCGGTAAACTAAGCACACAAGTTTCTGAAGAAGCAGTGAAAAACTCATTGCCAAATTTTGACAGCATTCAAGAAGTATCACTCAACCCCATACATTAG
- a CDS encoding GNAT family N-acetyltransferase yields MSNFDETEAIYVRELEIDDIAPVYHLGEGLFTSDLYPYLYRTWDEWEVIGLYNTDPEYCLVAETDGELAGFILGTIITKASWTYGYILWLGVSPKYQRRGVADKLVDKVVARMIEDGARFMLVDTDPTNTSALKFFNRKGFGNTRQHIFLSMNLSKHEYYGRLIDYEHQKAERAGYKRCLRRATPTRPAIRARKADSVTNEVIINPLVSESQTTEDQSPI; encoded by the coding sequence ATGTCAAACTTTGACGAAACTGAAGCCATTTATGTCCGCGAATTAGAAATTGATGACATTGCTCCCGTTTACCACTTGGGAGAAGGGTTATTTACCAGCGATTTATATCCTTATTTATACCGCACGTGGGATGAATGGGAGGTGATTGGACTTTACAATACCGATCCTGAATATTGCCTCGTAGCGGAAACAGACGGGGAATTAGCAGGATTCATTTTAGGAACCATCATTACCAAAGCATCCTGGACTTATGGATACATTTTATGGTTGGGAGTTAGTCCAAAGTATCAGCGTCGGGGAGTAGCAGACAAGTTGGTGGATAAAGTCGTCGCCCGGATGATTGAAGATGGGGCGCGGTTCATGCTGGTAGATACCGATCCCACCAATACTTCAGCCTTAAAGTTTTTTAACCGCAAGGGTTTTGGTAATACTCGCCAGCATATTTTTTTGTCGATGAATTTAAGCAAGCATGAATACTATGGCAGATTGATTGATTACGAACACCAAAAAGCTGAAAGAGCCGGTTACAAGCGATGTCTACGACGGGCTACGCCTACGCGCCCAGCAATTCGCGCCCGCAAAGCTGATAGCGTCACCAATGAAGTAATCATCAATCCCCTAGTAAGTGAATCTCAAACAACTGAGGATCAATCCCCGATTTAA